One genomic window of Quercus lobata isolate SW786 chromosome 9, ValleyOak3.0 Primary Assembly, whole genome shotgun sequence includes the following:
- the LOC115961460 gene encoding uncharacterized protein LOC115961460: MENFFDVIGCTEVQKVSFASFMLKGEVEHWWRSTKKTMPLKEDEILTWTIFLDAFYEKYFPESVRDEKEVEFMELIQGNKMVLQYQAKFTELSRFAPHIVADDVRKAKKFQRGLRPSIKTRMAALRLKSYFEVVEIAKVVEKECEDYQRIRSQNNKRPKTEGFHRGNEHNKPFKKKTTIEPETKMVQQVIEVC; encoded by the coding sequence ATGGAGAATTTTTTTGATGTGATTGGTTGTACTGAAGTGCAAAAAGTCTCTTTTGCTTCGTTTATGCTGAAAGGGGAAGTAGAGCATTGGTGGAGATCTACCAAAAAGACTATGCCACTTAAGGAAGATGAGATATTGACTTGGACGATTTTCCTTGAtgctttttatgagaaatattttccAGAAAGTGTACGGGATGAAAAAGAAGTGGAGTTTATGGAGCTCATTCAAGGGAATAAAATGGTGTTACAATATCAGGCTAAATTTACTGAGTTGTCTCGATTTGCACCTCACATTGTGGCCGATGATGTTAGAAAGGCTAAGAAATTTCAGAGGGGACTACGACCAAGTATCAAAACTAGGATGGCAGCCTTACGATTGAAGTCATATTTTGAGGTTGTGGAGATTGCAAAGGTTGTTGAGAAGGAGTGTGAAGACTATCAGAGGATTAGGAGTCAGAATAACAAAAGGCCTAAGACTGAAGGGTTTCATAGAGGGAATGAACACAATAAGCCATTTAAGAAGAAGACTACAATAGAACCAGAGACTAAAATGGTGCAACAGGTAATAGAGGTTTGTTAG
- the LOC115960258 gene encoding myrcene synthase, chloroplastic-like yields MANSNTSNNSIIVRQSANYQPSIWDYDYIQSLRNKYVGETCTGQSNVLKEHVRMMLHKVVDPLEQLELIDILQRLGLSHHFEGEMKRILEGLYNNNQSGDTWRKENLYATTLKFRLLRHHGYNISQGVFNIFKDERGKFKACLCEETKGILSLYEASFLLTESENVLEELRNFTTKHLQEYVKQNKDKTLSAMVTYALELPLHWRIIKFETRWIIDIYRSREDMNPILLKLAEMDFNMVQTVHQEDLKQVSRWWKNTRLGEILIFARDRLMELFFWSMGMIDQPQFGCCRINLTKVGALLTIVDDVYDVYGTLDELKLFTDSIKRWEINAMDRLPDYMKICFLILYNFVNEMAFDPLKEQGFHIIRYLKKAWSDLCKSFLLEAKWYHNGYIPSLAEYLENAWISISTPVILMHAYFMVTNPITKEALDCLEEYPKIFYWSSMILRLTNDLGTSANELKRGDVPKSIQCYMNETGASENDAREYVKSLISTAWKKVNEERVASSPFCQKFIEIAMNLARMGHFMYQYGDGFSVANRKTKDSILSLLIQPIPHFGMSSGNSNTTPNLNIN; encoded by the exons ATGGCAAACAGCAATACTTCAAATAATTCCATTATTGTTCGGCAATCAGCAAATTACCAACCTTCCATTTGGGACTATGATTACATCCAGTCATTGAGAAACAAATATGTG GGAGAAACTTGCACTGGACAAAGTAATGTGTTGAAGGAACATGTGAGGATGATGCTTCACAAAGTGGTCGATCCTTTAGAGCAACTCGAGCTAATAGATATCTTGCAAAGACTTGGATTATCTCATCACTTCGAGGGAGAGATGAAGAGAATATTGGAAGGTCTATACAACAATAATCAAAGTGGTGATACGTGGAGAAAGGAGAATTTATATGCCACAACTCTTAAATTTAGACTCCTAAGACATCATGGATATAACATCTCTCAAG GAGTCTTCAATATTTTCAAGGATGAGAGAGGGAAATTCAAGGCATGCCTTTGTGAGGAAACCAAGGGTATACTATCCTTGTATGAAGCATCATTCCTTTTGACAGAAAGTGAGAATGTGTTGGAGGAATTGAGAAATTTCACAACCAAGCACCTCCAAGAATATGTCAagcaaaataaagataaaactCTTTCTGCTATGGTGACTTATGCCTTGGAGCTTCCCCTGCATTGGAGAATAATAAAGTTTGAAACAAGGTGgattattgatatatatagGAGTAGAGAAGATATGAACCCTATCTTACTTAAGCTTGCAGAAATGGATTTCAACATGGTGCAAACAGTCCACCAAGAAGATCTAAAACAAGTGTCAAG GTGGTGGAAGAACACTAGGCTTGGAGAAATTTTGATATTTGCAAGGGATAGGCTAATGGAGCTTTTCTTTTGGTCAATGGGTATGATAGATCAACCTCAGTTTGGGTGTTGTAGGATAAATTTAACAAAGGTGGGTGCACTGTTAACGATAGTAGATGATGTTTATGACGTATATGGAACTTTGGATGAACTTAAGCTCTTCACAGATTCCATTAAGAG ATGGGAGATCAATGCAATGGATCGGCTTCCAGATTATATGAAGATATGTTTCctcattctctacaactttGTTAATGAAATGGCTTTTGATCCCCTTAAGGAACAAGGATTCCACATCATTCGATACCTTAAAAAAGCG TGGTCAGATTTATGTAAATCTTTTTTGTTGGAGGCCAAGTGGTATCACAACGGATATATACCAAGCCTTGCAGAATACCTTGAGAATGCATGGATTTCAATATCAACACCAGTTATACTAATGCATGCTTACTTTATGGTCACCAATCCAATAACGAAGGAAGCCTTGGATTGCTTGGAAGAGTACCCCAAAATATTCTATTGGTCATCAATGATTCTACGACTTACAAATGATCTTGGAACATCTGCA AATGAATTAAAAAGAGGTGATGTTCCAAAATCAATCCAATGTTACATGAATGAAACTGGTGCTAGTGAAAACGACGCTCGTGAGTATGTGAAGTCTTTGATTAGTACAGCATGGAAGAAGGTGAATGAAGAGAGAGTTGCAAGTTCTCCATTCTgtcaaaaatttattgaaattgcaATGAACCTTGCAAGGATGGGTCATTTCATGTACCAATATGGAGATGGGTTCAGTGTTGCAAACCGAAAAACTAAAGATAGTATATTATCGTTACTTATTCAGCCCATTCCACACTTTGGGATGTCTTCTGGCAATTCAAATACTACACCAAACTTGAACATCAATTAA